The Streptomyces sp. NBC_01244 genome contains a region encoding:
- a CDS encoding RNA polymerase-binding protein RbpA → MASGNAIRGSRVGAGPMGEAERGESAPRLRISFWCSNGHETQPSFASDAQVPDTWDCPRCGFPAGQDRDNPPAPPRTEPYKTHLAYVRERRTDADGEAILAEALAKLRGEI, encoded by the coding sequence GTGGCAAGTGGCAACGCGATCCGTGGTAGTCGGGTCGGAGCGGGGCCGATGGGCGAGGCCGAGCGCGGCGAGTCCGCGCCCCGCCTGCGCATCTCCTTCTGGTGCTCGAACGGGCACGAGACGCAGCCGAGCTTCGCCAGCGACGCGCAGGTGCCGGATACCTGGGACTGCCCGCGCTGCGGGTTCCCGGCCGGCCAGGACCGGGACAACCCGCCCGCGCCGCCGCGCACCGAGCCGTACAAGACGCACCTGGCGTACGTACGGGAGCGGCGCACGGACGCCGACGGCGAGGCGATCCTCGCCGAGGCCCTCGCGAAGCTGCGCGGCGAGATCTGA
- a CDS encoding heme o synthase, with product MCVTAVESRPAGVLGTSPNHRPFGARAMAFVALTKPRIIELLLITTVPVMFLAEQGVPSLWLVLATCFGGYLSAGGANALNMYIDRDIDALMDRTSGRPLVTGMVSPRECLVFGISLGIASTLFFGLLINWLSAALALGALLFYVVVYTMLLKRRTSQNIVWGGIAGCMPVLIGWSAVKNEVSWAAVILFLVIFFWTPPHYWPLSMKVKDDYARVGVPMLPVVAGNKAVAKQIVLYSWVMVAVSLLLTPLGYTGWFYTSVALVAGGWWLWEAHGLNARAKSGVTGAKLKEMRLFHWSITYVSLLFVAVAVDPFLR from the coding sequence GTGTGCGTGACGGCCGTCGAATCCCGTCCAGCGGGGGTGCTCGGGACGAGCCCCAACCACCGGCCGTTCGGGGCCCGGGCCATGGCTTTCGTGGCACTGACCAAGCCGCGGATCATCGAGCTTCTGCTCATCACGACCGTGCCGGTGATGTTCCTCGCCGAGCAGGGCGTGCCCTCGCTGTGGCTGGTCCTCGCCACCTGCTTCGGCGGGTACCTGTCCGCGGGCGGCGCCAACGCGCTGAACATGTACATCGACCGCGACATCGACGCGCTGATGGACCGGACCTCGGGACGCCCGCTGGTGACCGGCATGGTCAGCCCGCGCGAATGCCTGGTCTTCGGCATCAGCCTCGGGATCGCCTCCACCCTGTTCTTCGGGCTGCTGATCAACTGGCTCTCGGCCGCGCTCGCGCTCGGCGCGCTCCTCTTCTATGTCGTCGTCTACACGATGCTGTTGAAGCGGCGCACCTCGCAGAACATCGTCTGGGGCGGCATCGCGGGCTGCATGCCGGTGCTCATCGGCTGGTCGGCCGTGAAGAACGAGGTCTCCTGGGCCGCCGTCATCCTCTTCCTCGTCATCTTCTTCTGGACGCCGCCGCACTACTGGCCGCTGTCGATGAAGGTGAAGGACGACTACGCGCGCGTCGGTGTGCCGATGCTGCCGGTCGTGGCGGGCAACAAGGCCGTGGCCAAGCAGATCGTCCTCTACAGCTGGGTGATGGTGGCGGTCTCGCTGCTGCTGACCCCGCTGGGGTACACCGGCTGGTTCTACACCTCGGTCGCCCTGGTGGCCGGCGGCTGGTGGCTGTGGGAGGCGCACGGGCTGAACGCGCGCGCCAAGTCGGGCGTGACGGGCGCGAAGCTCAAGGAGATGCGGCTGTTCCACTGGTCGATCACCTACGTGTCGCTGCTCTTCGTCGCCGTTGCGGTGGATCCCTTCCTCCGCTGA
- the tal gene encoding transaldolase, with protein MTDALKRLSDEGVAIWLDDLSRKRITSGNLAELIDQQHVVGVTTNPAIFQKAISGGEGYGQQLADLAARKVTVEEAIRMITTADVRDAADILRPVYDSTEGQDGRVSIEVDPRLAHNTEATIAEAKQLAWLVDRPNTLIKIPATKAGLPAITEVIGKGISVNVTLIFSLERYREVMDAYLAGLEKAKAAGLDLSKIHSVASFFVSRVDSEIDKRLDAVGTDEAKALKGKAALANARLAYEAYEEVFSTERWAALDKAHANKQRPLWASTGVKDPAYKDTLYVVDLVAPGTVNTMPEGTLEATADHGVVEGDTIRGTYEESRAELAAVAKLGISYDDVVQLLEEEGVEKFAVSWNDLLKSTEAELERLAPTEA; from the coding sequence ATGACAGACGCACTGAAGCGCCTTTCCGACGAGGGCGTGGCGATCTGGCTGGACGACCTGTCCCGCAAGCGCATCACGTCCGGCAACCTGGCCGAGCTCATCGACCAGCAGCACGTGGTCGGTGTCACCACCAACCCGGCGATCTTCCAGAAGGCGATCAGCGGCGGCGAGGGATACGGGCAGCAGCTCGCCGACCTGGCCGCCCGCAAGGTCACCGTCGAAGAGGCGATCCGCATGATCACCACGGCGGACGTCCGCGACGCCGCCGACATCCTGCGCCCGGTCTACGACTCGACCGAGGGCCAGGACGGCCGTGTCTCGATCGAGGTCGACCCGCGGCTGGCCCACAACACCGAGGCGACGATCGCCGAGGCCAAGCAGCTCGCGTGGCTGGTGGACCGCCCGAACACGCTCATCAAGATCCCGGCGACCAAGGCCGGCCTGCCGGCCATCACCGAGGTCATCGGCAAGGGGATCAGCGTCAACGTCACGCTGATCTTCTCGCTGGAGCGCTACCGCGAGGTCATGGACGCGTACCTGGCGGGCCTGGAGAAGGCGAAGGCCGCGGGCCTGGACCTCTCCAAGATCCACTCGGTCGCCTCCTTCTTCGTGTCCCGCGTGGACTCCGAGATCGACAAGCGCCTGGACGCCGTCGGCACCGACGAGGCCAAGGCCCTCAAGGGCAAGGCGGCGCTCGCGAACGCCCGTCTGGCCTACGAGGCCTACGAGGAGGTCTTCTCCACCGAGCGCTGGGCCGCCCTGGACAAGGCGCACGCCAACAAGCAGCGTCCGCTCTGGGCCTCGACCGGCGTCAAGGACCCGGCGTACAAGGACACCCTGTACGTGGTGGACCTGGTCGCCCCCGGCACCGTGAACACCATGCCCGAGGGCACCCTCGAGGCCACCGCCGACCACGGCGTGGTGGAGGGCGACACCATCCGCGGCACGTACGAGGAGTCGCGCGCCGAGCTCGCAGCGGTCGCGAAGCTGGGCATTTCGTACGACGATGTGGTGCAGCTGCTCGAGGAAGAGGGCGTCGAGAAGTTCGCGGTGTCCTGGAACGACCTGCTGAAGTCGACCGAGGCGGAGCTTGAGCGCCTCGCCCCCACGGAGGCCTGA
- the secG gene encoding preprotein translocase subunit SecG has translation MILGFEIALVVFSALLMLLVLMHKGKGGGLSDMFGGGMQSSVGGSSVAERNLDRITVVIGLLWFACIVALGLLMKTGS, from the coding sequence GTGATTTTGGGGTTCGAGATCGCCTTGGTCGTCTTCAGCGCCCTGCTGATGCTGCTCGTGCTGATGCACAAGGGCAAGGGCGGCGGTCTTTCCGACATGTTCGGCGGCGGTATGCAGTCGTCGGTCGGCGGCTCCTCGGTCGCGGAGCGCAACCTCGACCGCATCACCGTGGTGATCGGTCTGCTCTGGTTCGCCTGCATCGTCGCGCTCGGCCTGCTCATGAAGACCGGCAGCTGA
- the pgl gene encoding 6-phosphogluconolactonase: MTTPQVVVHRDKELMAQAAAARLITKIVDAQAARGTASVVLTGGRNGNGLLAALAAAPARDAIDWSRIDLWWGDERYVPADDPERNHVQAREALLDSVPVDPARVHAMPASDGPYGVDVDAAAASYAAELRKASGPEDHGPVPRFDVLMLGVGPDTHVASLFPEHPASRESERTVVGVHGAPKPPPTRISLTLPAIRAAREVWLLAAGEDKAGAVAIALGGAGGVQAPAAEARGSARTLWLLDRAAAAKLPADMYPPASA; encoded by the coding sequence ATGACGACTCCCCAGGTCGTCGTCCACCGGGACAAGGAGCTGATGGCCCAGGCCGCGGCCGCCCGGCTGATCACGAAGATCGTGGACGCACAGGCCGCCCGCGGCACCGCCTCCGTGGTCCTCACCGGCGGCCGCAACGGCAACGGCCTGCTCGCCGCGCTGGCCGCGGCCCCGGCCCGGGACGCCATCGACTGGTCCCGGATCGACCTGTGGTGGGGCGACGAGCGCTACGTGCCCGCCGACGACCCCGAGCGCAACCACGTCCAGGCCCGTGAGGCCCTGCTGGACTCCGTCCCGGTGGACCCCGCGCGGGTCCACGCCATGCCCGCCTCCGACGGCCCGTACGGGGTCGACGTGGACGCGGCGGCCGCCTCCTACGCGGCGGAGCTCCGGAAGGCCTCCGGCCCCGAGGACCACGGCCCGGTCCCCCGCTTCGACGTCCTGATGCTGGGCGTGGGCCCGGACACCCACGTGGCCTCCCTCTTCCCCGAGCACCCCGCGTCCCGCGAGAGCGAGCGCACGGTGGTCGGCGTCCACGGCGCGCCCAAGCCGCCGCCGACCCGGATCTCGCTCACCCTCCCGGCGATCCGGGCGGCCCGCGAGGTCTGGCTGCTGGCGGCCGGCGAGGACAAGGCCGGAGCGGTGGCGATCGCGCTGGGCGGCGCGGGCGGAGTCCAGGCTCCGGCGGCCGAGGCCCGCGGCAGCGCGCGCACCCTGTGGCTCCTCGACCGCGCGGCGGCGGCAAAGCTCCCCGCCGACATGTACCCGCCGGCCTCCGCCTGA
- the tpiA gene encoding triose-phosphate isomerase: MTDNTAGRTPLMAGNWKMNLNHLEAIAHVQKLAFALADKDYDFVEVAVLPPFVDLRSVQTLVDGDKLKIKYGAQDISAHDSGAYTGEISGPMLSKLKCTFVAVGHSERRQYHGESDEICNAKVKAAYKHGITPILCVGEGLDIRKAGQQVPYTLNQLDGGLKDVPAEQVESIVIAYEPVWAIGTGEVATPEDAQEVCGAIRVRLAELYSQELADKVRIQYGGSVKSGNIAAIMAQPDVDGALIGGAALDADEFVKIVRFRDQ, encoded by the coding sequence ATGACTGACAACACCGCCGGCCGTACCCCGCTGATGGCGGGCAACTGGAAGATGAACCTCAACCACCTCGAGGCCATCGCCCACGTCCAGAAGCTCGCCTTCGCCCTGGCCGACAAGGACTACGACTTCGTCGAGGTCGCGGTCCTGCCGCCCTTCGTCGACCTCCGTTCGGTCCAGACCCTGGTCGACGGCGACAAGCTGAAGATCAAGTACGGCGCCCAGGACATCTCGGCCCACGACTCCGGTGCCTACACCGGCGAGATCTCCGGCCCGATGCTCTCGAAGCTCAAGTGCACCTTCGTGGCCGTCGGCCACAGCGAGCGCCGCCAGTACCACGGCGAGAGCGACGAGATCTGCAACGCCAAGGTCAAGGCCGCCTACAAGCACGGGATCACCCCGATCCTGTGCGTCGGCGAGGGCCTGGACATCCGCAAGGCCGGCCAGCAGGTCCCGTACACGCTGAACCAGCTCGACGGCGGCCTCAAGGACGTCCCGGCCGAGCAGGTCGAGTCCATCGTGATCGCGTACGAGCCCGTCTGGGCGATCGGGACCGGCGAGGTCGCCACCCCCGAGGACGCGCAGGAGGTCTGCGGTGCCATCCGCGTCCGTCTCGCGGAGCTGTACTCGCAGGAGCTGGCCGACAAGGTCCGCATCCAGTACGGCGGCTCGGTCAAGTCCGGCAACATCGCCGCGATCATGGCCCAGCCCGACGTCGACGGCGCCCTGATCGGCGGCGCGGCGCTGGACGCGGACGAGTTCGTGAAGATCGTCCGGTTCCGCGACCAGTGA
- the opcA gene encoding glucose-6-phosphate dehydrogenase assembly protein OpcA, producing the protein MKIDLTETNSSKINASLVQARRDIGTPAIGMVLTLVIVTDEENAYDALKSANDASREHPSRIVVVIKRVSRSPRSRRDARLDAEVRVGTDSGTGETVVLRLHGELVDHAQSVVLPLLLPDAPVVVWWPEGAPQDLAGDPLGALGQRRITDTYSAEDPIEALGSRAAAYAPGDTDLSWTRITPWRSMLAAALDQQTHSVSSATVEGEDDNPSCELLAMWLADRLGVPVKRTSSAGPGLTAVRLETKDGEIVLDRADGALATLCMPGQPDRAVALKRRDTAELLAEELRRLDPDNTYEASLKFGVARLAPAAGQTPAPAKPAPAKAEAPAKAEAPASKPAPAKPAKKAAAK; encoded by the coding sequence ATGAAGATCGATCTCACGGAGACCAACTCCAGCAAGATCAACGCCTCGTTGGTGCAGGCGCGCCGGGACATCGGCACGCCCGCCATCGGGATGGTGCTCACGCTGGTGATCGTGACCGACGAGGAGAACGCGTACGACGCGCTCAAGTCGGCGAACGACGCGTCCCGCGAACACCCTTCGCGGATCGTCGTGGTCATCAAGCGGGTCAGCCGCTCGCCGCGCAGCCGCCGCGATGCCCGTCTCGACGCGGAAGTCCGCGTGGGGACGGACTCCGGCACCGGCGAGACGGTCGTGCTCCGCCTGCACGGCGAACTGGTCGACCACGCCCAGTCGGTGGTGCTCCCGCTGCTCCTGCCGGACGCGCCCGTCGTCGTCTGGTGGCCCGAGGGTGCTCCGCAGGACCTGGCGGGCGACCCCCTGGGGGCGCTCGGCCAGCGCCGGATCACGGACACCTACTCCGCCGAGGACCCGATCGAGGCGCTCGGCAGCCGGGCCGCGGCGTACGCCCCCGGGGACACGGACCTGTCCTGGACCCGGATCACCCCGTGGCGCTCCATGCTGGCGGCGGCGCTCGACCAGCAGACCCACTCGGTGTCCTCGGCCACGGTCGAGGGCGAGGACGACAACCCGAGCTGCGAGCTGCTGGCGATGTGGCTCGCGGACCGGCTCGGGGTCCCCGTCAAGCGCACCTCCTCGGCGGGCCCCGGGCTCACCGCGGTGCGCCTGGAGACCAAGGACGGCGAGATCGTCCTGGACCGGGCGGACGGGGCACTGGCCACGCTGTGCATGCCGGGGCAGCCCGACCGTGCGGTGGCGCTGAAGCGCCGCGACACGGCCGAGCTCCTGGCGGAGGAACTCCGCCGCCTGGACCCGGACAACACCTACGAGGCCTCGCTGAAGTTCGGCGTGGCCCGCCTAGCCCCCGCGGCCGGGCAGACGCCGGCACCCGCGAAGCCGGCTCCCGCCAAGGCGGAGGCCCCGGCCAAGGCTGAGGCCCCGGCCTCGAAGCCCGCTCCGGCGAAGCCGGCCAAGAAGGCCGCGGCCAAGTAG
- the tkt gene encoding transketolase, translated as MSTKPTTTELDWTELDQRAVDTARILAADAVQKVGNGHPGTAMSLAPAAYTLFQKVMRHDPADPEWVGRDRFVLSAGHSSLTLYTQLYLGGFGLELDDLKAFRTWGSKTPGHPEYGHTAGVETTTGPLGQGIANAVGMAMAARYERGLFDPEAPTGASPFDHMIYAIAGDGCLQEGISHEASALAGHQKLGNLVLLWDDNHISIEGDTETAVSEDTLKRYEAYGWHVQRVAQQENGDLDPKALFAALQAAKAETERPSFIAARSIIAWPAPHAQGTEASHGSALGNDEVAATKRVLGFDPEQTFEVSDEVIAHTRSLGDRGREARAAWEKEFSAWRTANPERAAEFDRVNANELPAGWEDKLPVFEAGKGVATRAASGKVLAALGAVIPELWGGSADLAGSNNTTIDKNSSFLPVGNPLPEADPYGRTIHFGIREHAMAAAMNGIALHGHTRIYGGTFLVFSDYMRNAVRLSALMHVPVTYVWTHDSIGLGEDGPTHQPVEHVAALRAIPGLNVVRPADANETAVAWREILKRHTKVFGKGAPHGLALTRQGVPTYERNEDAAKGGYVLFEAEGGEAQVVLIGTGSEVQLAVAAREALQAEGVPARVVSMPSVEWFEEQSQEYKDSVLPPSVKARVAVEAGIGLTWHRYVGDAGRIVSLEHFGASADGAVLYREFGLTAEAVTAAARESLAAAAR; from the coding sequence GTGAGCACCAAGCCGACGACCACAGAGCTCGACTGGACCGAACTGGACCAGCGTGCTGTCGACACCGCCCGGATCCTGGCCGCCGACGCGGTCCAGAAGGTCGGTAACGGCCACCCCGGCACGGCCATGAGCCTGGCCCCCGCCGCGTACACCCTCTTCCAGAAGGTGATGCGGCACGACCCGGCGGACCCGGAGTGGGTCGGCCGCGACCGTTTCGTGCTCTCTGCCGGTCACTCCTCGCTGACCCTCTACACCCAGCTGTACCTCGGCGGGTTCGGGCTCGAGCTGGACGACCTGAAGGCCTTCCGCACCTGGGGTTCCAAGACCCCCGGCCACCCGGAGTACGGCCACACCGCGGGCGTCGAGACCACCACCGGCCCGCTGGGCCAGGGCATCGCCAACGCGGTGGGCATGGCCATGGCCGCCCGCTACGAGCGCGGCCTGTTCGACCCCGAGGCTCCCACGGGCGCCTCCCCGTTCGACCACATGATCTACGCGATCGCGGGCGACGGCTGCCTCCAGGAGGGCATCTCCCACGAGGCGTCCGCACTGGCGGGCCACCAGAAGCTGGGCAACCTGGTGCTGCTGTGGGACGACAACCACATCTCCATCGAGGGCGACACGGAGACGGCCGTCTCCGAGGACACCCTGAAGCGTTACGAGGCGTACGGCTGGCACGTCCAGCGCGTCGCGCAGCAGGAGAACGGCGACCTCGACCCGAAGGCGCTGTTCGCCGCGCTGCAGGCCGCCAAGGCCGAGACGGAGCGCCCCTCCTTCATCGCGGCCCGTTCGATCATCGCCTGGCCGGCCCCGCACGCCCAGGGCACCGAGGCCTCGCACGGCTCGGCCCTCGGCAACGACGAGGTCGCCGCCACCAAGCGCGTGCTCGGCTTCGACCCGGAGCAGACCTTCGAGGTCTCCGACGAGGTCATCGCGCACACCCGTTCCCTCGGCGACCGCGGCCGCGAGGCCCGCGCCGCCTGGGAGAAGGAGTTCTCCGCCTGGCGCACCGCCAACCCGGAGCGCGCCGCCGAGTTCGACCGCGTCAACGCCAACGAGCTCCCCGCGGGCTGGGAGGACAAGCTCCCCGTCTTCGAGGCCGGCAAGGGCGTCGCCACCCGCGCCGCCTCGGGCAAGGTCCTCGCAGCGCTCGGCGCGGTCATCCCGGAGCTGTGGGGCGGCTCGGCCGACCTCGCCGGCTCCAACAACACCACCATCGACAAGAACTCCTCGTTCCTGCCGGTGGGCAACCCGCTGCCGGAGGCCGACCCGTACGGCCGCACCATCCACTTCGGCATCCGCGAGCACGCCATGGCCGCGGCCATGAACGGCATCGCCCTGCACGGCCACACCCGCATCTACGGCGGCACCTTCCTGGTGTTCTCCGACTACATGCGCAACGCCGTGCGCCTCTCCGCGCTGATGCACGTGCCGGTCACCTACGTGTGGACGCACGACTCCATCGGCCTCGGCGAGGACGGCCCGACCCACCAGCCCGTCGAGCACGTCGCCGCGCTGCGCGCCATCCCGGGCCTGAACGTGGTCCGCCCGGCCGACGCGAACGAGACCGCCGTGGCCTGGCGCGAGATCCTGAAGCGCCACACCAAGGTCTTCGGCAAGGGCGCCCCGCACGGACTGGCGCTGACCCGCCAGGGCGTGCCGACCTACGAGCGCAACGAGGACGCCGCCAAGGGCGGGTACGTGCTCTTCGAGGCGGAGGGTGGCGAAGCCCAGGTCGTCCTCATCGGCACCGGTTCCGAGGTCCAGCTCGCCGTCGCCGCGCGCGAGGCGCTGCAGGCGGAGGGCGTCCCGGCCCGGGTCGTCTCGATGCCGTCCGTCGAGTGGTTCGAGGAGCAGTCCCAGGAATACAAGGACAGCGTCCTGCCGCCTTCGGTCAAGGCGCGTGTCGCGGTCGAGGCCGGCATCGGCCTGACCTGGCACCGCTACGTCGGCGACGCGGGCCGGATCGTCTCGCTCGAGCACTTCGGTGCCTCCGCGGACGGCGCCGTGCTGTACCGCGAGTTCGGCCTGACCGCCGAAGCCGTGACCGCCGCCGCACGCGAGTCGCTCGCCGCCGCCGCGCGCTGA
- the pgi gene encoding glucose-6-phosphate isomerase produces MNANQAAARSASSEGGGGRREGRTRLNRTPEWHALGKHRDELGQTHLRELFETDPGRGTGYTLQVGDLHIDYSKHLVTDETLTLLRELAAATGVAGLREAMFRGEKINTTEDRAVLHTALRAPADAVVEVDGENVVPGVHAVLDKMAAFAGRIRSGEWTGATGKRIKNVVNIGIGGSDLGPAMAYEALRAFSDRGLTLRFVSNVDGADLHEAVRDLDPLETLFIIASKTFTTIETITNATSARAWLLAGVGGDQAAVARHFVALSTNEEKVSEFGIDTANMFEFWDWVGGRYSFDSAIGLSLMIAIGPDAFRELLGGFHAMDVHFRTAPAEENAPLLLGLLGIWYGAFFDAQSHAVLPYSHYLSRFTAYLQQLDMESNGKSVDREGNPVDWQTGPVVWGTPGTNGQHAYYQLIHQGTRVIPADFIGFARPVGELAPALAAQHDLLMANFFAQTQALAFGKTADEVRAEGVAEPLVPHKTFAGNHPTTTILATELTPSVLGQLIALYEHKVFVQGAVWNIDSFDQWGVELGKVLARRIEPALTDGTEVPGLDQSTRALVATYRSLRGR; encoded by the coding sequence ATGAACGCAAACCAGGCCGCCGCGCGAAGCGCGTCAAGCGAGGGCGGTGGTGGGCGACGGGAGGGCCGTACGAGGCTCAACCGGACGCCCGAGTGGCACGCACTCGGCAAGCACCGGGACGAGTTGGGGCAGACGCATCTGCGGGAGCTGTTCGAGACGGATCCGGGCCGGGGCACCGGCTACACGCTGCAGGTCGGCGACCTGCACATCGACTACTCGAAGCACCTCGTGACCGACGAGACGCTGACGCTGCTGCGCGAACTGGCCGCGGCGACCGGCGTGGCCGGGCTGCGCGAGGCCATGTTCCGCGGCGAGAAGATCAACACGACCGAGGACCGGGCGGTCCTGCACACCGCGCTGCGCGCACCGGCCGACGCGGTCGTCGAGGTGGACGGGGAGAACGTCGTACCCGGCGTCCACGCGGTCCTCGACAAGATGGCGGCCTTCGCCGGCCGCATCCGGTCGGGGGAGTGGACCGGCGCCACCGGCAAGCGCATCAAGAACGTCGTCAACATCGGCATCGGCGGCTCCGACTTGGGTCCGGCGATGGCGTACGAGGCGCTGCGCGCCTTCTCCGACCGGGGCCTGACCCTGCGCTTCGTGTCCAACGTGGACGGCGCCGACCTGCACGAGGCCGTGCGGGACCTGGACCCGCTGGAGACGCTCTTCATCATCGCGTCGAAGACGTTCACGACGATCGAGACCATCACCAACGCCACCTCGGCGCGCGCGTGGCTGCTCGCGGGCGTGGGCGGCGACCAGGCGGCCGTGGCACGGCACTTCGTGGCACTGTCGACCAACGAGGAGAAGGTCTCCGAGTTCGGCATCGACACGGCCAACATGTTCGAGTTCTGGGACTGGGTCGGCGGGCGCTACTCCTTCGACTCCGCGATCGGGCTGTCCCTGATGATCGCGATCGGCCCGGACGCGTTCCGGGAACTGCTCGGCGGATTCCACGCCATGGACGTGCACTTCCGCACGGCGCCCGCCGAGGAGAACGCCCCGCTGCTGCTGGGCCTGTTGGGGATCTGGTACGGGGCGTTCTTCGACGCCCAGTCGCACGCGGTGCTCCCGTACAGCCACTACCTCTCCCGGTTCACCGCGTACTTGCAGCAGCTGGACATGGAGTCCAACGGCAAGTCCGTGGACCGCGAGGGCAACCCGGTGGACTGGCAGACCGGGCCGGTGGTGTGGGGCACGCCCGGCACCAACGGCCAGCACGCCTACTACCAGTTGATCCACCAGGGCACCCGGGTGATCCCGGCGGACTTCATCGGCTTCGCACGGCCGGTGGGCGAACTGGCGCCCGCGCTGGCGGCCCAGCACGACCTGTTGATGGCGAACTTCTTCGCGCAGACGCAGGCGCTGGCCTTCGGCAAGACGGCGGACGAGGTCCGGGCGGAGGGCGTCGCCGAACCGCTGGTCCCGCACAAGACCTTCGCGGGCAACCACCCGACGACCACGATCCTGGCGACCGAGCTGACCCCGTCCGTACTGGGCCAGCTCATCGCGCTCTACGAGCACAAGGTCTTCGTCCAGGGCGCGGTGTGGAACATCGACTCCTTCGACCAGTGGGGCGTGGAGCTCGGGAAGGTGCTGGCCAGGCGGATCGAGCCCGCGCTCACCGACGGCACGGAGGTACCGGGCCTGGACCAGTCGACGCGGGCGCTGGTGGCCACGTACCGCTCGCTGCGGGGCCGCTGA
- the zwf gene encoding glucose-6-phosphate dehydrogenase, protein MSVNGANPLRDAQDRRLPRIAGPSGLVIFGVTGDLSRKKLMPAVYDLANRGLLPPGFSLIGFARREWQDEDFAQEVHDAVKQHARTPFREEVWQQLVQGCRFVQGDFDDDQAFETLKSTIEELDKAQGTGGNFAFYLSVPPKFFPKVVAQLKKHGLAQKEGSWRRAVIEKPFGHDLTSAQELNQLVHDVFPPNEVFRIDHYLGKETVQNILALRFANTMFEPIWNRSYVDHVQITMAEDIGIGGRAGYYDGIGAARDVIQNHLLQLLALTAMEEPGSFHPKALVAEKLKVLTAVELPEDLGKHTVRGQYSAAWQGGEKVVGYLEEDGIDPKSKTDTYAAIRLEINNRRWAGVPFYLRTGKRLGRRVTEIAVVFKRAPYLPFESGATEELGQNALVIRVQPDEGVTVRFGSKVPGTSMEVRDVTMDFAYGESFTESSPEAYERLILDVLLGDANLFPRHQEVELSWNILDPIERYWDTHGKPAQYPSGTWGPVEADEMLARDGRSWRRP, encoded by the coding sequence TTGTCTGTAAACGGAGCGAACCCGCTTCGTGACGCACAGGACCGGCGGCTCCCGCGCATCGCGGGGCCGTCCGGCCTGGTCATTTTCGGCGTTACGGGTGACCTGTCGCGCAAGAAGCTGATGCCTGCCGTCTACGACCTCGCCAACCGCGGCCTGCTCCCGCCGGGCTTCTCCCTGATCGGCTTCGCCCGACGGGAATGGCAGGACGAGGACTTCGCGCAGGAGGTTCACGACGCGGTCAAGCAGCACGCGCGCACCCCCTTCCGTGAAGAGGTCTGGCAGCAGCTCGTCCAGGGCTGCCGCTTCGTCCAGGGCGACTTCGACGACGACCAGGCGTTCGAGACGCTGAAGTCGACGATCGAGGAGCTGGACAAGGCGCAGGGCACCGGCGGCAACTTCGCCTTCTACCTGTCCGTCCCGCCGAAGTTCTTCCCCAAGGTCGTCGCCCAGCTCAAGAAGCACGGGCTGGCGCAGAAGGAAGGCTCCTGGCGGCGCGCGGTCATCGAGAAGCCGTTCGGGCACGACCTGACCAGTGCGCAGGAGCTCAACCAGCTCGTGCACGACGTCTTCCCGCCCAACGAGGTCTTCCGGATCGACCACTACCTGGGCAAGGAGACCGTCCAGAACATCCTGGCGCTCCGCTTCGCCAACACGATGTTCGAGCCGATCTGGAACCGGTCGTACGTCGACCACGTGCAGATCACGATGGCCGAGGACATCGGCATCGGCGGCCGGGCCGGCTACTACGACGGCATCGGCGCGGCCCGCGACGTCATCCAGAACCACCTGCTCCAGCTGCTGGCGCTGACCGCGATGGAGGAGCCCGGCTCCTTCCACCCCAAGGCGCTGGTGGCCGAGAAGCTCAAGGTGCTGACCGCCGTGGAGCTGCCCGAGGACCTGGGCAAGCACACCGTGCGCGGCCAGTACTCGGCGGCGTGGCAGGGCGGCGAGAAGGTCGTCGGGTACCTCGAAGAGGACGGCATCGACCCCAAGTCGAAGACCGACACCTACGCGGCCATCCGCCTGGAGATCAACAACCGCCGCTGGGCGGGCGTCCCGTTCTACCTGCGGACGGGCAAGCGCCTGGGCCGCCGGGTGACCGAGATCGCGGTCGTCTTCAAGCGGGCCCCGTACCTGCCGTTCGAATCGGGCGCGACCGAGGAGCTGGGGCAGAACGCCCTGGTCATCCGGGTCCAGCCGGACGAGGGCGTGACGGTGCGCTTCGGTTCCAAGGTTCCGGGCACCTCCATGGAGGTCCGGGACGTGACGATGGACTTCGCCTACGGCGAGTCCTTCACGGAGTCGAGCCCCGAGGCCTACGAGCGACTCATCCTCGACGTGCTCCTCGGCGACGCGAACCTGTTCCCGCGCCACCAGGAGGTCGAGCTGTCCTGGAACATCCTCGACCCGATCGAGCGGTACTGGGACACGCACGGCAAGCCCGCCCAGTACCCGTCGGGCACCTGGGGACCGGTCGAGGCGGACGAGATGCTCGCACGAGACGGACGGAGCTGGCGCCGGCCATGA